One genomic window of Sebastes umbrosus isolate fSebUmb1 chromosome 15, fSebUmb1.pri, whole genome shotgun sequence includes the following:
- the nxph1 gene encoding neurexophilin-1, translating into MQVTCWSFVFVLVTSADASKSDIVKSGSPKSTLKHIWTESSKDMSISRLLSQTLHGKENSTALDLRYDTPEPYSEQDLWDWLRNTTDLQDSRPRAKRRPMVKTGKFKKMFGWGDFHSNIKTVKLNLLITGKIVDHGNGTFSVYFRHNSTGQGNVSVSLVPPTKIVEFDVAAQQSVIDAKDSKSFNCRIEYEKVEKGAKNTLCNFDPSKTCYQEQTQSHVSWLCSKPFKVICIFISFYSTDYKLVQKVCPDYNYHSDTPYFPSG; encoded by the coding sequence GTTACGAGTGCCGACGCCTCAAAGTCAGACATCGTGAAGTCGGGAAGCCCCAAGTCCACACTAAAGCACATATGGACAGAAAGCAGTAAGGATATGTCCATCAGTAGGCTGCTGTCACAGACTCTACACGGCAAAGAGAACAGCACAGCCTTGGACCTTCGCTACGACACTCCCGAGCCCTACTCCGAGCAGGACCTGTGGGACTGGCTGAGGAACACCACGGACCTGCAGGACTCGCGGCCGCGGGCTAAACGGCGGCCGATGGTCAAGACGGGGAAGTTCAAGAAGATGTTCGGCTGGGGGGACTTCCACTCCAACATCAAGACGGTCAAACTCAACCTGCTGATCACCGGTAAGATCGTGGATCACGGCAACGGCACCTTCAGTGTCTACTTCCGCCACAACTCCACGGGCCAGGGCAACGTGTCCGTCAGCTTGGTCCCGCCGACCAAGATAGTGGAGTTCGACGTGGCGGCGCAGCAGTCTGTCATCGACGCCAAGGATTCAAAGTCCTTCAACTGCCGCATCGAGTACGAGAAGGTGGAGAAGGGCGCCAAGAACACGCTCTGCAACTTCGACCCGTCCAAGACCTGCTACCAGGAACAGACCCAGAGCCACGTctcctggctctgctccaaaccTTTCAAAGTCATCTGCATCTTCATTTCCTTCTACAGCACCGACTACAAACTGGTGCAGAAGGTTTGCCCGGACTATAACTACCACAGTGACACTCCCTACTTCCCCTCCGGCTGA